A section of the Ovis canadensis isolate MfBH-ARS-UI-01 breed Bighorn chromosome 1, ARS-UI_OviCan_v2, whole genome shotgun sequence genome encodes:
- the LOC138436505 gene encoding POU domain, class 5, transcription factor 1-like: MAGHLASDFAFSPPPGSGGDEPGRPEPGWVDPRTWLSFQGPPGGSGIGPGVVPSAEVWGLPPCPPPYDLCRGMAYCVPQVGVGPVPPGGLETPQPEGEAGAGVESNSEGASPDPYAAPAGATKLDKEKLEPNPEESQDIKALQKDLEKFAKLLKQKRITLGYTQDVGLTLGVLFGKVFSQTTICRFEALQLSFKNMCKLRALLQKVEEADNNENLQEIGKAETLVQARKRKRTSIENRVRGNLESMFLQCPKPTLQQISHIAQQLGLEKDVVRVWFCNRRQKGKRSSSDYSQREDFEAAGSPFTGGPVSFPLAPGPPFGTPGYGGPHFITLYSSVPFPEGEAFPSVSVTALGSPTHSN, encoded by the exons ATGGCGGGACACCTGGCTTCTGACTTTGCCTTCTCGCCCCCACCGGGCAGTGGAGGCGATGAGCCGGGAAGGCCAGAGCCGGGCTGGGTTGATCCTCGGACCTGGTTGAGCTTCCAAGGGCCTCCTGGTGGGTCGGGGATTGGTCCGGGGGTTGTGCCCAGCGCCGAGGTGTGGGGGCTTCCCCCGTGCCCCCCGCCCTATGACTTGTGCAGAGGGATGGCCTACTGTGTGCCACAGGTTGGAGTGGGGCCGGTGCCCCCAGGCGGCCTGGAGACCCCTCAGCCCGAGGGCGAGGCGGGAGCCGGGGTGGAGAGCAACTCCGAGGGGGCCTCCCCGGACCCCTATGCCGCCCCCGCAGGTGCCACGAAGCTGGACAAGGAGAAGCTGGAGCCGAACCCTGAGGAGTCCCAGGACATCAAAGCTCT gcagaaagaccTTGAAAAATTTGCCAAGCTCCTAAAGCAGAAGAGGATCACCCTAGGATATACCCAGGATGTGGGGCTCACCCTGGGGGTTCTCTTTGGAAAGGTGTTCAGCCAAACGACTATCTGCCGTTTTGAGGCTTTGCAGCTCAGTTTCAAGAACATGTGTAAGCTGCGGGCCCTGCTGCAGAAGGTGGAGGAAGCTGACAACAACGAGAATCTGCAGGAGATAGGCAAGGCAGAGACCCTTGTGCAGGCCCGAAAGAGAAAGCGGACAAGTATCGAGAACCGAGTGAGAGGCAACCTGGAGAGCATGTTCCTGCAGTGCCCGAAGCCCACGCTGCAGCAAATTAGCCACATTGCCCAGCAGCTCGGGCTGGAGAAGGATGTGGTCCGAGTGTGGTTCTGCAACCGTCGCCAGAAGGGCAAACGATCAAGCAGTGACTACTCCCAACGCGAGGATTTTGAGGCTGCTGGGTCTCCTTTCACAGGGGGACCCGTATCCTTTCCTCTGGCGCCAGGGCCCCCTTTTGGCACCCCAGGCTACGGGGGCCCTCACTTCATTACACTGTACTCTTCGGTCCCATTCCCTGAGGGTGAGGCCTTTCCCTCGGTGTCTGTCACCGCTCTGGGTTCTCCTACGCATTCAAACTGA